In Pyxidicoccus xibeiensis, the following proteins share a genomic window:
- the hemF gene encoding oxygen-dependent coproporphyrinogen oxidase, with the protein MTTVDVESLKERMAAFTQSLQDDICGALERLDGKARFREDAWTRPGGGGGRSRVLEDGAVLEKAGVNTSVVFGELEAQFAQKLQGEGRTFWAGGISLVLHPRNPHVPTVHANYRFIHQGGKAWFGGGADLTPYYLYDEDAAHFHRVHKAACDRHDAAYYPRFKAACDHYFHLRHREETRGVGGIFFENMGGELEKELAFVQECGRAFIPAYLPIAERRKDTPFTEAQRFWQEVRRGRYVEFNLVYDRGTVFGLETRGRTESILMSLPPQARWRYDHHPAPGTPEARLVEVLHHPRDWVGQEG; encoded by the coding sequence TTGACGACGGTGGACGTGGAGAGCCTGAAGGAGCGCATGGCGGCCTTCACCCAGTCGCTGCAGGACGACATCTGCGGCGCGCTGGAGCGGCTGGACGGCAAGGCGCGCTTCCGCGAGGACGCCTGGACGCGGCCCGGCGGCGGCGGCGGGCGCAGCCGGGTGCTGGAGGACGGCGCCGTGCTGGAGAAGGCCGGCGTCAACACCTCGGTGGTGTTCGGCGAGCTGGAGGCGCAGTTCGCCCAGAAGCTCCAGGGCGAGGGGCGCACCTTCTGGGCGGGGGGCATCTCACTGGTGCTGCACCCGCGCAACCCGCACGTGCCCACCGTCCATGCGAACTACCGCTTCATCCACCAGGGCGGCAAGGCGTGGTTCGGCGGCGGCGCGGACCTGACGCCGTACTACCTCTATGACGAGGACGCGGCGCACTTCCACCGCGTGCACAAGGCCGCGTGCGACAGGCACGACGCGGCGTACTACCCGCGCTTCAAGGCCGCGTGCGACCACTACTTCCACCTGCGCCACCGCGAGGAGACGCGTGGCGTGGGCGGCATCTTCTTCGAGAACATGGGCGGCGAGCTGGAGAAGGAGCTGGCCTTCGTCCAGGAGTGCGGGCGGGCCTTCATTCCCGCGTACCTGCCCATCGCCGAGCGGCGCAAGGACACGCCCTTCACGGAGGCGCAGCGCTTCTGGCAGGAGGTGCGGCGCGGGCGCTACGTGGAGTTCAACCTCGTCTATGACCGGGGCACCGTCTTCGGCCTGGAGACGCGCGGGCGCACCGAGTCCATCCTCATGTCGCTGCCGCCGCAGGCGCGCTGGCGCTATGACCACCACCCGGCGCCGGGCACCCCGGAGGCGCGGCTGGTGGAGGTGCTGCACCACCCGCGTGACTGGGTGGGCCAGGAGGGCTGA